TATCTCTGCCTCTAAAGTCTAGTCATATTTTTCCACTTTTCTAGAATATGGATAAGACAGAGAAGGATGAATCTCTCAGCCCTATCTCACTTCTTGTAGTTCTTTCACTTCCCATAATACTTAGTTGGGTCACTATACTCCGAGACTTATACTCAAGTTTTCGGCTTATACCTCAATTCTTCATAGACTTCTTTTATGGTGCGTGGAAGGTTTGGAATGAAAGAAAGGCCACAATTCAGGAAGCTTCAATCCACAAACTTTGCACCCATGACAATGTGCATAATGAGAAGCTTTCTGAAGAAGTGGAAATGGTGCTTAAAGAGGAGGGTGATGAGAATAAGCTATCTGTGGGAGAGGTGAAGATAGTGATGGAGAAACTTGGAACATTATGTGATGACCACCCTGATGCTGAAAACTATGAAGAGGGGATGGGTCCAGACGAGATTGCAGGGCTGTTTGAGGAGGAGCCAAGTCCAGAGGAAGTGAAAGAAGCATTTGATATTTTCGACGAGAACAATGACGGGTTCATTGATGCAGGGGAGTTAGGAAGAGTGCTCTGTTCATTGGGGCTCATGGAACCTTTGGAAGTGGAATGCCAAAGGATGATCAGAGTCTTTGATGACAATGGAGATGGACGAATTGATTTCAAAGAATTTGTCAAACTTGTGGAGCACAGCTTCTGCTAAAATGACACTCCCAACTCTCAAGCCCTCTTCTTCTCCCATTAATGGTGAATCCCACTGTAAATTTAAATAACGGGACTCACTATTATGTTAGAAAAGCTAGTTTTACTTCTGGAATATTGAATAATTACTCGCAAAAAAAGGCTGGACTtacatcaaacaaaaaatagaagtaTGTAGAACACCCAGCAGGCTGCAGCATTCCATGAGAGTTTTGGTAAGTGTGAACCCTTAAAAGCagctggaatttttttttttttttttttttaatttcttttttgagagagCTGGAATTTTAACTAAGATGTCAACTAATTTTAAGAGACATTTACAATGACTTGGGAAAATCAAAGAACACCTACAAATGAAGGGTGAAGCAGACATCTCAAGCcattatgtttctttttctttcccccccccccccccccccccacttcAAGTTGAGGGAACCATGTACCGGAATAGAACTCGAGCTCTCCTCTATGAagtagagttaaaaaaaatgccattaatccaaaataaaaaataaaaattcactcTTGGCAAGCCATATGTTTGATCATGAATGATTAACTATTATTTCATCAAATAAAACGAACCAAGTGCAGCACAttaatctttttaaataaaaaataaagagagagagagcttaatTTCGTGTCGGCtcgagaaaatttttttggcctgttttgtagcccattgtgaatcctgtACGCAAGATGTAGAAAAACGCAATTTTGTGCTTAGGGTTTGTTGTTGTCATGTTTATTGAGTGAGAGAAAAACTGTAGCCgtactttgtatttttctttgataatagtgaaatctctgcaacttcgtggacgtaggcaaactGCCGAATCAcgtaaatattatcttgtgcatgtgattgtttttttctttggcatgtgtttttctctatttttggtttctcacaggttgggaattcGGATTAATTCCCTACAAAGGGTAGAACATAGCTATTTATgcaaaaagttttgatattctTAGTACCTTTGGTTGTCAGTTGCCTATATTAATTTCAAGACAATGTTCTGTCTCTTGGATAGTAGTTACAAAATATCAAACAAACACTTCTTTCTTATCTCTTTCTTACTCTATACTCTTCGCTCAccctctctctccttctctctaaAATCTATTTCTTGTGGACAACTTTGAATCAATTTCTCCAAACAAGTGTTCCTCTGTTTGCTAACCAATCTTAGAACCAGGACTTCTCTTGTCAAGTGCCAAATCAAGTTCAAAGGTTAAATACATTTTCTCATTCTCATTTTACAAcgtttttttaccctttttgaTTCTTCCAGAATAAAtctctcataaaataaaatgtcagATTATACACattcaaaatccaaaccaaCAGATACAATGAAGAGGCAATAAAACAGACGATAATACTACAATTGCAACGTCTCACTTACATGAGTAGTTACCAATTTTTCATTGTTacgacttaaaaaaaaaaaaaaaaaaaaaattgcactgTATTCATTCAGCAAAAACTACCGTTCATTCTTCATCCTCTTTTTGTACATAccttcttctctctccctctctatgTGCCTTATTTCCTATAATTAACACTAGAAAAGAGCACGGCCAAGTTAACAGCAACAACACACAACAAAGCACAAAAGAATGCAAATATAAGTGGAAAAAAGGCCTCAGTTTAAATAGGAGAACAAGCCTCCCAATTTTGCAAAACTTTCCCTCTTTTTGGCCAATTTATCTTCAGAATGCTttctgtaaggactcaatttgtaacgaccccaaattgGTGTATtaggttcgaacgttaaaggcccaaacaataaattttgtagagagtgggctaaaaggttaggccttggtaaACGGACAGCCGTTAGTCATAGTGTTCGTGATGATTGCACAGAGGTGAACCTAGCGTATCtaagaagactttctcctcggcacggcctAAGTGGCTCCGGTCCTTGGACCTTGTCCGAGGagtttaatgttcttattattctttttacgTTAGGGTTCAATGGCCCTAGAAACGATTTGCCACCTCCTTTTTCTGGACtgcttccttctccttttatactagcctttcCTCTCCCTACAACGTCTACGTGTAAGTTCAGCTTTctaggactgatacttgtcctatcagcccatacccaaaatggttggaggtggttgtaaaagctgaaaagcatggctctgtcaggtgcagagtacttaattgcagtaatggcagccttcCCCTTGTCCTTTGTcaccacactgttcaggggtcctttccccaTCAATACGGAGGTGTTtagcttttccttgaaccgctccTATAGTATATTCGCCCTTTCTTCTGGAAGCGTTTTGGGAACTGCTTTTGATAGTGTGCCGCTCCTTCcttctaggttttgggatgcCGAAGACGATCcaggatcgtcctcggctatatctctaggccatttggacttccGTTGCATGTCCTTGGCAACGCCTCTCCTCGGtgcgggccttgggccctaatgtaaagtggacCAGgctcacaaattctctggccccacatatagctatatatgtatgaatattaataaattttatgttttgcaCATATTTTCTGTATAAATaatcaaatgatttattttgtaaattctttttaaatgatgataaagaatTGCCAATTACTTAAATAGtaattcattttcttattgtcccttttttttttttttttttaagttatacaGTGTCCCTAtttatgtttataatttttcttttttaaaagattgCAAAGTCTACGGGACAGTAttcaattttgtgtttcaaataattacaatttttttttttttacttttttaaaataatatttataattttcaaatggTATTACATAATTGTATTATTAATGTCATCATTTATTTACATgtatttcatgcattttagctaagagcattagcattcaCTATCTtcaaattattctattttatcatcttaaaagttattttatctaatattccataccattttacaacacactCATTTTAGATACTGCTGACTAgtgtgtgtaaatatatatatattaaagcaCATCCTAATATGATGTTCCATAATGATCACatcatatttatataaaagcaTCACATTCACAAAGTATAAGCTATCTAGAtttataaatattgaaaaataattaaaattgaaagaagaaattaccacaatattttgggaataatttttttttaattttctatttcaatAATTATTATATGATGGGTACTTATTATTACTTCATACCTATAATAATAAGTACAAAAgatagctacaaaattggttgtagcctaaagtATAACCTTACTCGATAATataaacattactatatattttgaaaatctaaccgttgaattgcatattttttacactcttaatacacatgtcaaattttgtgccaatcagatattatttactatatgatttagaagcttatattttatgcaaaattttaaactacaaaaacttgcaatttaagcaatttattaatgacatagctattaatctttaatcttcTAGAAAATTTGCaaacatggaggatataaggagatgtaatccaatggtggatttgtcaaaattcacctccaataaaaaaatattgagtaagattaTAACATTAGATTACagctaattttgtaactaaactttgacctaataataataattattttaataaaaattatagaatgaGTCATACAAAAAGTAAATCCAGAATCTATACGACTATAGGATCTGTTTGGAtatcacttattttgctgaaactgaaaacttattactgaaaaaaccgtagataaaggtaaaagttagttgaaatagtacaatagggtccatgaataatatcaaaaagtgagttggacccatgaatagtagcaaaaataaactgaatagtaaaataatttataattttcatccaaatccaaacgcacacataattgaactttcaaatgGTTGATAAAGAATCTACAAAGATCCCACTCAGATTCTTCTTTCTAGTgtttgtccatatatatatatatatatatatatatatatataatagctaggaaatattattaaaaataaaatggcaaCGGTTTTGAGGGTCCGCTGATCACCATAGGAACCTCATTAGTTCTATGAAATTCTTCATCTCTGTAAACTTGTCACAATTCATTCTGTAATATGGATCGGATCAGAGAAAGAACCCACTTTAGCAAGGAAACTGAAGCATACTAAATCTTCAATAGCAAAATAATTCACACACTTGCCTATGCTCAAATCTGTGAAGATTGAacaacaatttgaaaaaaacCTATCCTATCTAATTTTGTTTGCAAATTCAGGACATACATACATACCTAtgatgaaaaaataaacaaataaacttcttttttaaatagtgttgttcaatttttaatgaataaactATTGGAAGGGTACATCAGCTGCAAGAACAAAATCATGGTTTGAGACATCCACGTAttgtttttttagaattgatcaaTATATGATCAATGATTAACATTATAAAATTGTGGGGTGTTGGAATATTTATTCAAACCATAACATCACTTTGGGCTTTAAAAATATCCAATCAACATCGTAGCAAGACTCAGTCATACTATAGTATAAAACCGACTAATACAATGTccctaaataatattattacatgACTCAAacgataaaatttaaaatgaaagaCATTTGATATAGAAGTCTTGCTCTTGAACCAGCCTTAAGATTCCTCCAATTGCATCTGAAACCATAGCATACAAAAAATAGGAAATACAGCTCGATAATAAAGTAGAACCTAGAAGAATATGCTTGCAGTAAAAAAAGTTGGTGGTCAATTGTATACAAATAATgtttaatgtaaaaaaagaatgtaagaaaatttaaaagtttattatGTTTGTGGCATAGCTAAGCATGCTTATAGAATAGACACGACATCAAGTAATcttgatctaaaaaaaaaaagcatgtaaTTATGTGTATCAAGTAGTTTTCCactacacataaaaaataaaaataaaaaaagtagttttCCACTGTATCATATaactatggttttaaaaaccagactAGACTGACCGGTTTGAACAGTCCAACCGCGAATTGAGCACCAATCCGATCcctcaaaatcaatcaaaaactaAGTTGAACCGAGAACTAGAAGCAAAAACGGTTTTTGTCCCAGTCCAATTTTTAAAAGCATGCATATAACTAATAAAATGGCTATATACTAAATcaaaaaatgtatcaaaataATTCTACGGCCACATATTTAGGTTGCGTTGGATCAGCTCACCCAACATGGCAAATACATTCAAACTATTTCCCACAATGTAGGAACTTTCTACCTACAAGTTTTCACATACCATCCTGGGAAATTGGGAATGATGCAAAAGTACCAAAGCAACATGAATTGTGGGGGTGTTGGAATATTTATTCAAAGCAGAAGCTTGCTAGCTTGGTTGATAGTATCCAACATGACaatctataaaatatatagaaatactaaataaaaGACAAATCATCATATTCTGGTGATTCTGGTATAAAATTCAACTTCCACGAAACATCACTTTGGGCCCTCAAAGGCTCCAATCAACATTGTAGCAAGACCCAGTTATACTATAATATAAAACCAACTAATACAATATccctaaataatattattacacGACTCAAACGatacaatttaaaattaatgaaagaCATTTGATATAGAAGTCTTGCTCTTATGCTaggaaaaagaataataaaaagtagGGGCATTGTGGAAACACTCTTATGCTACCCACTTTATTCACAATTTCTTGgcaaaataaattcttataATTTACCTccctcaatttttaaaaattaaccaTATAACTCTATGTCTTGGaatattgatatgaaattgttattatttttatttaatctaacaataGATTTGCACTCGTGAAACATATGACCCATGATCCAACAAAATGAACTAACAACATGTATATTTACCAATATTATTAAACATTTTTACTCCTTTCTCATaatttaaagagagaaaaaaaaaatcttaaacagAACCATTGTATAAGATAGAGAAAAGTAAAAGAGCAACAAATGAGTTAggttgcccaaaaaaaaaaaaaaagaagtataaaaATTACCAGGAGAACGTATGGTGCTAAATAAGGAAGAGCAAAAGTGAGAAATTTCTATTGCGGTATATAACATGAATTTACTAAATTGTATTGGTTGCttatacagagagagagagagagttctgaACATATTACCAAATTTGAATGTTAGTCAAACATCccctttttgtttaattttttttactatttttttaaaatttttttaggaatgctCCAACCCGGTTGGGGCAGAAATGATACCAGaaccaaaaattttgtttttctctttttctgtctgttcttgcccggttcggctagagagagagagagagtaggtattggattttgtttttaaacGTTTCAATGCCTTTTGAAATGCAGTTTGACCCATTCATATAAGCAAGTCGCAAAACCATCGgcattctctattttttcattttttacaaatttcttTAAGCATCCATTTCGGCCTTCTGCAGCCTTCTTATATATTTGGTCATCTTTGTTACTGTACTTTGACATGCAGTGGTCAAACCTTCTTATAAAACAAACTGCAATCGCTTCATCAAGGCAAATATGAAAATCGGTTTTCGCAGGATGAGGAAACATGATTCGATGTGAAGAAGGATGGAACTGTattgatttagaaaatatttttaggaactttttatgcaaaaattaaaaagtaactgtttttttttactactttttatatttttcataaaaatgatataaaaagtTTCATAAAATAGTCCATTAATGAATGTCCTAAAAACGCTTGTTAATCattaatagtaaaaagaaaacacatTCAAAAGTATCTTCATATGTTTACATTATACTTgtaatgtaaatttacattatacTTGTAGATACTTGAAAAAATGCAAATTTACCATATTTTGCAAATGTATACAACACTTGTCtaccatgtaaatttacatcGTACCATATACAATGTGAAAGAAGAATATCCCTatgtaaaaaccaaaaaaatttcacatcaTTGTGTGGAAACTGTGGGGCTCTTGACGTCCAATTTCTCCACACTTACCCGGGAGAAGATTGACTTTGTCACTACCTAGTATTGCTACTACATATATTGGGAACACATAGTCACACGACTCAAACCCTTCACTAAACCCAAATAAAACGACCCTTTTTAATTGCTCTGCCTCTAAAGTCTATACTCATATTTTTCCACATTCTAGAATATGGATAAGAAAGAGAAGGATGAATCTCTCAGTCCTATCTCACTTCTTGTAGTTCTTTCACTTCACATAATACTTTAGTTGGGTCACTATACTCCGAGACTTATACTTAAGTTTTCGGCTTATACCTCAAATCTTCATTTTGTGGTGTATGGAAGGTTTGGAATGAAAGAAAGGCCACGATTCAGGAAGCTTCAATCCACAAACTTTGCACCCATGAAAATGTGGATAATGAGAAGCTTTCTGAAGAAGTGGAAATGGTGCTTAAAGAGGAGGGTGATGAGAATAAGCTATCTGTGGGAGAGGTGAAGATAGTGATGGAGAAACTTGGAACATTATGTGATGGCCACCCTGATGCTGTAAATTATGAAGAGGGGATGGGTCCAGATGAGATTGCAGGGCTGTTTGAGGAGGAGCCAAGTCCAGAGGAAGTGAAAGAAGCATTTGATATTTTTGACGAGAACAATGATGGGTTCATTGATGCAGGGGAGTTAGGAAGAGTGCTCTGTTCATTGGGGCTCATGGAACCTTTGGAAGTGGAATGCCAAAGGATGATCAGAGTCTTTGATGACAATGGAGATGGACGAATTGATTTCAAAGAATTCGTCAAACTTGTGGAGCACAGCTTCTGCTAAATGACactcccaagtcccaactcTCAAGCCCTCTTCTTCTCCCATTAATAGTGAATCTCACGGTAAATTTAAATAATGGGACTCACTATTATGTTAGAAAAGCAAGTTTTACTCCTGAAATACTGAATaattaccctaaaaaaaaaaaaaggctggactcacatcaaacaaaaaataggaGTATGTAGAACACCCTGCAGGCTGCAGCATTCCATGAGAGTTTTGGTATGTTTGAACCCTTAAAAGCtgctggaattttttttttttttaatttcttttttgagagagCTGGAATATTAACTATGATGTCAATTAATTTTAAGAGACATTAACAATGACTTGGGAAAATCAAAGAACACCTACAAATGAAGGGTGAAGCAGACAACTCAAGCcattatgtttctttttctttttccccacTTCAAGTTGAGGGAACCATGTACCGGAATAGAACTCGAGCTCTCCTCTATGAAggagagtttaaaaaaaatgccattaatccaaaaaaaaaaaaaatattcactcTTGGTAAGCCATATGTTTGATCAATTAACTATTATTTCATCAAATAAAATGAACCAAGTGCAGCACAttcatctttttaaataaaaaaataaagagagagagattaatttcgtatcaaatttatttgtaattctacttaattttcatatatttttggatttcaTTATAATTGGATAAAGTGTTTGAACCCTGGTCACTATTGCTAAGAAGACCATTTTGCTCTTGTGAAATGCAAGACTTGCCAGCAAGTTCAACACGTGTCTGAAAAAGGAAAAGCCTTTTCCATTGCAATTCATGAGCTCTTCGCTCTATTGACTTGCTCAAGGGTAGAACATAGCTGTTTATGCGTAACGTTTGGATATTCTTAGTGCCGTTGGTTGTCAGTTGCCTATATTAATTTCGAGACACAATGTTCTGTCTAGTTACAAAATATCAAACAAACACTTTTTCTTATCTCTTTCTTACTCTATACTCTTCGCTCAccctctctctccttctctctaaAATCTATTTCTTGTGGACAACTTTGAATCAATTTCTCCAAACAAGTGTTCCTCTATTTGCTAACCAATCTTAGAACCAGGACTTCTCTTGTCAAGTGCCAAATCAAGTTCAAAGGTTAAATACATTTTCTCATTCTCATTTTACAAcgttttttaccctttttgaTTCTTCCAGAATAAAtctctcataaaataaaatgtcaaattatacccattcaaaatccaaaccaatAGATACAATGAAGAGGCAATAAAACAGACGATAATACTACAGTTGCAACGTCTCACTTACATGAGTAGTTACCAATTTTTCATTGTTacggcttaaaaaaaaaaaaaaaaaaattgcactatATTCATTCAGCAAAACCTACAGTTCATTCTTCATCCTCTTTTTGTACAtaccttcttctctctctctctctcctataaTTAACACTAGAAAAGAGCATGGCCAAGTTAACAGCAACAATACACAACAAAGCACATAAGAATGCAAATATAAGGGGAAAAAAGGCCTCAGTTTAAATAGGGGGAACAAGGCTCCCAATTTCGCAAAACTTTCCCTCTTTTTGTCCAATTTATCTCCAGAATGCTTtctttaaaagcaaaaacaaaagaacttcACCCGTGATTAAGGCTGGTAAtctagaaattctactttaaaataatctaaatgtatatatgtatgaaatttcttcttgaaaatttgaatcTCAGTCTTTTCTTCCATACTCCACAAGCAattatacttgtggagtaatTATCGCGCAAAGGGTGCACAACAGTGCCGCCAATTACTTCTTAAATCTTAAACCCGTGACCACTGTTTTTAAATCTATTGCTATTCAGGCCTAAATAAGATTCAAATCCACGCTAACTTCAGTTCACCTTCAAATTCATCTGTCCAATACCTTTCTCTGCATTGAAACTTGATTTAGGAAACTTTCTGGAAGTGCATCATTAAAAGTATAGTCCCTAGATTCTTGTATATTTACCAAAATGCCACAAgtgatttttaaaaacaataagGATTTATTCGTTTGTggtgtttaaataacaaaacatgtatttttataacacttttcatccacacgtattttcataacactttttaTCTATACGTATTTTCACTACATTTAAATAACGTTACtaaaacaatattaccaaacgaGCCCTAATTGTAAACTCTTTACTTGTATATATAgctatatatgtataaataataataaattttatgttttgcacaaattttatgtataaataattaaatgatatattttgtatattccTTTTAAATGATGGTAAAGAATTGCCAATTACTTAAATAGtaattcattttcttattgtccattcttttcttttcttttttaaagttataCAGTGTACCTATTTATGATTACaatttcacttttttaaaaGATTGCAATATCTACTGGATAGTAttcaattttgtgtttcaaataATTAcgatttttcttactttttcaaataatattaataattttcaaaggATATTACATAATTGTATTATCAAATGTCATCACttatttacaaatatattatgCACTTTAGCTAAGAGCATTAACATCTGCTATCTTCAAACTATCATATTTTACCTTCTTgtataaaagttactttatctattatttcataccattttacaacacaccTATTTTAGTTACTATTGACTAgtgtgtataaatatatatatatatatatatattttaaagcaCATCATAATATGATGTTCCATAATGATcacatcatctatatatatataaaatcgaaacttttgaaactcccacaattttccacgtcagcacaatatttaaattaaattaaattttccaccccatcactgttttctttttccaatgcaaattagacttctagccaataaggacactctcccaccgcctctactctctcctatttaagaattgcttgcgTAGAAAACCTAAGCCCCAAAAACTATTCGAGGAGAAGATGATGTTTGAAGACCCTCACCACAAAGTGAATATTGAAACTGACATCTTTTTATAAAGGTTGGTCaatatcttatatttatatgtatggcCGTTGGTcaccactatttttttattatttttattttaaattctttttattttagattttatgattagatctgctattatcttcttttgccgcaacacaattgttgttttgtttatttaattgctgggcctgaatcttttaattaaatcttcaaatttttttaaccttttaaaagttttaatatttttaattttaacatttaaaaggtaactcatatttctctaatatttctatgttgtgtagacatattttttttgtttattatatttctccattgtgtagtcacataatttttgttttgttttaataaattcttggctcaaaatcttctaattttttggtttacatatgaatttttaaattcattttttgcaatacatttaattgtctggccaatttcaatagtagaaaagctataatcatggattcccttctttctattgtatttctctattgcgtaattatatatatatatatatatatatattgttttatttcaatacttttgaaactttgaatcttctgattttttttttaatttttttttttggccttttggaagttttaacatcataacttttgggttttattttttctattatcagaaattatctagaagatttcaatgaatatccatggattattctttttgagggtaacccatctttatcttatatttctattcctaacttttttttcctatattttttctttaattgtctgtgtttacgtctcttttgtttttcttatttttactttcatagcGTATGTACATGTTATGtatgttctttgattctttctttaatgatttttgtgtgaatatgtgtcatcgtatctgggtacttaggcaaaatctataaagactaaagatgcttcttttttttttttttctttttttgtaatgaatcatgtgtttttcatgactttagtgagtcatattcttaacgatcaaaatggttttgtttgacgtggattttgttcatattggtttcaaagtttatttcttggcttatattatagattgtaatatatttattcatcaaactgtttagttgagtttgttttcgaaattgttttcagtgttggacattttcttgaagcatgttggtatcatatattaaaatactgttaagttgataataataataataataataataataataataatatagtttaataaatgtttgaaacgtatagctgttaacaaatgttttagctatatgattttattt
The Quercus lobata isolate SW786 chromosome 10, ValleyOak3.0 Primary Assembly, whole genome shotgun sequence DNA segment above includes these coding regions:
- the LOC115962933 gene encoding probable calcium-binding protein CML47, coding for MDKTEKDESLSPISLLVVLSLPIILSWVTILRDLYSSFRLIPQFFIDFFYGAWKVWNERKATIQEASIHKLCTHDNVHNEKLSEEVEMVLKEEGDENKLSVGEVKIVMEKLGTLCDDHPDAENYEEGMGPDEIAGLFEEEPSPEEVKEAFDIFDENNDGFIDAGELGRVLCSLGLMEPLEVECQRMIRVFDDNGDGRIDFKEFVKLVEHSFC
- the LOC115964432 gene encoding probable calcium-binding protein CML45, translated to MAAFPLSFVTTLFRGPFPINTEVFSFSLNRSYSIFALSSGSVLGTAFDSVPLLPSRFWDAEDDPGSSSAISLGHLDFRCIWVTILRDLYLSFRLIPQIFILWCMEASIHKLCTHENVDNEKLSEEVEMVLKEEGDENKLSVGEVKIVMEKLGTLCDGHPDAVNYEEGMGPDEIAGLFEEEPSPEEVKEAFDIFDENNDGFIDAGELGRVLCSLGLMEPLEVECQRMIRVFDDNGDGRIDFKEFVKLVEHSFC